A genomic segment from Nocardiopsis sp. Huas11 encodes:
- a CDS encoding MaoC family dehydratase — protein MSSRLRHADVEVGTELPERTFPVRRLDLVRYAGASGDFNPIHWNERFAKSVGLPDVIAHGMFTMAEAARVITDWTGDPGCVIDYSVRFSAPVVVPDDDEGAEITVGGKVKAKNDDGTVAVLLTARSGGAKVLVQSKALVRLA, from the coding sequence GTGAGCAGCAGGCTGCGCCATGCCGACGTCGAGGTCGGCACCGAACTCCCCGAGCGGACCTTCCCGGTCCGCCGCCTGGACCTGGTCCGCTACGCGGGCGCCTCCGGCGACTTCAACCCCATCCACTGGAACGAGCGCTTCGCCAAGTCCGTCGGTCTGCCGGACGTGATCGCGCACGGCATGTTCACCATGGCCGAGGCCGCGCGCGTGATCACCGACTGGACCGGGGACCCCGGCTGCGTCATCGACTACTCGGTGCGCTTCTCCGCGCCGGTCGTGGTCCCCGACGACGACGAGGGCGCCGAGATCACCGTGGGCGGGAAGGTCAAGGCCAAGAACGACGACGGCACGGTCGCCGTCCTACTGACCGCACGCTCCGGCGGCGCGAAGGTCCTGGTGCAGTCCAAGGCCCTCGTCCGTCTGGCCTGA
- a CDS encoding UDP-N-acetylmuramate dehydrogenase — translation MSAFHEATATGERVVLADYTTLGLGGPAKTLVVARTTDELVAAVAAADAAGEPVLVLGGGSNLVVADDGFPGTVVHADARGVSFEEAGTDAQTGEDVVLLRAEAGVEWDPLVERTVAKGLSGIEFLSGIPGRVGSTPIQNVGAYGQDVSQTVREVLVYDRASGERRVMDNADCGFTYRDSVFKGDDRYVVCEVVFALRRSPLSRPIRYAEVARALGTEAGSRVALEQARRIVLGLRRGKGMVLDPADPDTRSAGSFFTNPVLSAAEFEAVRERAAALLGPDVEVPGHPDAHGDVKLSAAWLIDRAGFTKGYGDGPARISGKHTLALTNPGGASTRDLLDLAREVRAGVERAFGVRLVNEPVMVGVSL, via the coding sequence GTGTCCGCATTCCACGAAGCCACCGCCACCGGGGAGCGAGTGGTGCTCGCCGACTACACGACCCTGGGCCTGGGCGGCCCGGCCAAGACCCTGGTCGTGGCGCGCACCACCGACGAGCTGGTCGCGGCGGTCGCCGCGGCCGACGCCGCCGGGGAGCCCGTCCTGGTCCTGGGCGGCGGGAGCAACCTGGTGGTCGCCGACGACGGCTTCCCGGGGACCGTGGTCCACGCCGACGCGCGGGGCGTGTCCTTCGAGGAGGCGGGCACCGACGCCCAGACCGGTGAGGACGTCGTCCTGCTGCGGGCCGAGGCCGGCGTGGAGTGGGACCCCCTGGTCGAGCGCACCGTCGCGAAAGGGCTCAGCGGGATCGAGTTCCTGTCCGGGATCCCCGGGCGGGTGGGCTCCACCCCCATCCAGAACGTCGGCGCCTACGGCCAGGACGTCAGCCAGACCGTCCGCGAGGTCCTGGTGTACGACCGGGCGTCCGGCGAGCGCCGCGTCATGGACAACGCCGACTGCGGATTCACCTACAGGGACAGCGTCTTCAAGGGCGACGACCGGTACGTGGTCTGCGAGGTCGTCTTCGCGCTGCGGAGGTCGCCGCTCAGCCGCCCCATCCGCTACGCCGAGGTCGCCCGCGCCCTGGGCACCGAGGCGGGCTCCAGGGTCGCGCTGGAGCAGGCCAGGCGGATCGTTCTGGGACTGCGCAGGGGCAAGGGCATGGTCCTGGACCCCGCCGACCCCGACACCCGCAGCGCCGGTTCGTTCTTCACCAACCCGGTGCTGAGCGCCGCCGAGTTCGAGGCCGTCCGGGAGCGGGCCGCCGCTCTGCTGGGCCCCGACGTGGAGGTGCCCGGCCATCCGGACGCCCACGGCGACGTCAAGCTGTCCGCGGCCTGGCTGATCGACCGGGCCGGATTCACCAAGGGCTACGGCGACGGCCCGGCCCGCATCTCCGGCAAGCACACGCTGGCGCTGACCAACCCCGGGGGAGCGAGCACCCGGGACCTGTTGGACCTGGCCCGCGAGGTCCGCGCCGGGGTGGAGCGGGCGTTCGGCGTCCGCCTGGTCAACGAGCCGGTCATGGTGGGCGTGTCGCTGTAA
- a CDS encoding TMEM165/GDT1 family protein encodes MTAFSMGLVVSALAIFIAEMGDKTQLVAMSLATRYRALTVLLGITAATAVVHVASVFIAEVLGSAIPTDWVTLVAGLAFLIFGFWTLRGDEMTPKDEERAASRRIRSGFITVFVVFFVAELGDKTMLATITVGTQYHWLPVWIGSTVGMVAADAIAIAIGAVLGKKLPERAIQVGAAVLFFVAGVAMVGQGAWMLLS; translated from the coding sequence GTGACCGCATTCTCGATGGGCCTGGTGGTCAGCGCCCTCGCCATCTTCATCGCGGAAATGGGAGATAAGACCCAGCTCGTCGCGATGTCCCTGGCGACGCGCTACCGCGCGCTCACCGTCCTGCTGGGCATCACCGCCGCCACCGCGGTCGTGCACGTGGCCAGCGTGTTCATCGCCGAGGTGCTGGGCTCGGCGATCCCCACGGACTGGGTCACGCTCGTGGCCGGCCTGGCGTTCCTGATCTTCGGCTTCTGGACCCTGCGCGGCGACGAGATGACGCCCAAGGACGAGGAGCGCGCGGCGTCCCGGCGGATCCGCTCCGGGTTCATCACGGTGTTCGTGGTCTTCTTCGTGGCCGAGCTCGGTGACAAGACGATGCTCGCCACCATCACCGTCGGAACGCAGTACCACTGGCTGCCCGTGTGGATCGGCTCCACGGTCGGGATGGTCGCCGCGGACGCCATCGCCATCGCCATCGGCGCCGTGCTCGGCAAGAAGCTCCCGGAACGGGCCATCCAGGTCGGCGCCGCCGTGCTGTTCTTCGTCGCCGGTGTCGCCATGGTCGGCCAGGGCGCCTGGATGCTGCTGAGCTAG
- a CDS encoding NAD(P)H-binding protein, producing MFTFAPAGGAGIERGLRGHHRGGRPQEEDAVNVLVTGATGNVGRLVVRRLVAEGAAVRALTRDPARAALPDGVDVVRGDLAEPENLAGALRGVDRLYLFPVPETAEEVVAHAVDAGVGRIVVLSSGAVTGGYDTDFHLPVEQAVERSGAEWTHVRPGEFALNKLWLWGPSVREEGAVFDPHPDAASYPTHEADIADVAVTALLEDGHHGRAYTFAGPELISHREQVEAVSRAVGREIRFEAVSPEQARERYLAQGGFAAANADMLLGFTDYAGAEADADTWAEEVAAAQAAVDPAPTAREATGRPPRDFAQWARDHADDFR from the coding sequence ATGTTCACGTTCGCCCCCGCGGGCGGAGCCGGGATAGAACGGGGCCTGCGCGGCCACCACCGGGGCGGCCGCCCACAGGAGGAGGACGCCGTGAACGTGCTCGTGACCGGGGCCACCGGCAACGTCGGCAGGCTGGTGGTGCGGCGGCTCGTGGCCGAAGGGGCGGCGGTCCGCGCGCTGACCCGCGACCCCGCGCGGGCCGCACTGCCCGACGGAGTCGACGTCGTGCGCGGTGACCTGGCCGAGCCGGAGAACCTCGCCGGCGCCCTGCGCGGTGTCGACCGCCTCTACCTCTTCCCCGTCCCCGAGACGGCCGAGGAGGTCGTCGCCCACGCCGTGGACGCGGGAGTCGGACGCATCGTCGTCCTGTCCTCGGGCGCCGTCACCGGGGGCTACGACACCGACTTCCACCTGCCGGTGGAACAGGCCGTCGAGCGGTCCGGGGCGGAGTGGACCCACGTGCGCCCCGGTGAGTTCGCGCTCAACAAGCTCTGGCTGTGGGGGCCGTCCGTCCGCGAGGAGGGCGCGGTCTTCGATCCCCACCCCGACGCGGCCTCGTACCCCACCCACGAGGCCGACATCGCGGACGTGGCCGTCACCGCCCTGCTGGAGGACGGCCACCACGGCAGGGCGTACACCTTCGCCGGGCCCGAGCTCATCAGCCACCGCGAGCAGGTCGAGGCCGTCTCCCGGGCCGTGGGGCGCGAGATCCGCTTCGAGGCGGTCTCACCCGAGCAGGCCCGCGAGCGCTACCTCGCCCAGGGCGGCTTCGCCGCGGCCAACGCGGACATGCTGCTCGGCTTCACCGACTACGCCGGCGCCGAGGCCGACGCCGACACCTGGGCCGAGGAGGTCGCGGCGGCCCAGGCGGCCGTGGACCCCGCGCCCACGGCGCGGGAGGCGACCGGGCGGCCACCGCGCGACTTCGCCCAGTGGGCCCGGGACCACGCCGACGACTTCCGCTGA
- a CDS encoding adenosine deaminase, with product METPISARRLDRLPKAHLHLHFTGSMRHSTMVELAEEHGIHLPQALVTEWPPRLRATDERGWFRFQRLYDIARSVLRRPQDMYRLLREAAEDEREAGSSWLEIQVDPSGYAALFDGLTATLELVLDAARTAERETGVAIGLMVAANRTRHPLDAKALARLAGQYAGRGVVSFGLNNDERRGRAREFEGAFRIARRAGLLSAPHGGELQGPTSIRECLDELNADRVGHGVRAVEDPHLVERIATQGVTLEICPTSNIGLGVYDKMEHLPLRRLYDAGVPIALGTDDPLLFGPRLEEQYRLAREVFGFGDAELAELARMSIRASGAPDSLKKDLLTGVDSWLATEPSTA from the coding sequence ATGGAGACACCGATCAGCGCCCGCCGATTGGACCGGCTGCCCAAAGCGCACCTGCACCTGCACTTCACCGGCTCGATGCGCCACTCGACCATGGTCGAGCTGGCCGAGGAGCACGGGATCCACCTTCCCCAGGCCCTGGTGACGGAGTGGCCTCCCCGGCTCCGGGCCACGGACGAACGCGGCTGGTTCCGCTTCCAGCGCCTGTACGACATCGCGCGCTCGGTCCTGCGCCGCCCGCAGGACATGTACCGCCTGCTGCGCGAGGCCGCCGAGGACGAACGGGAGGCCGGCTCGTCCTGGCTGGAGATCCAGGTCGACCCGAGCGGGTACGCGGCGCTCTTCGACGGGCTGACCGCCACCCTGGAACTGGTCCTGGACGCCGCCCGCACCGCCGAGCGCGAAACGGGGGTGGCGATCGGGCTGATGGTCGCGGCCAACCGCACCAGGCACCCGCTGGACGCCAAGGCACTCGCCCGCCTGGCGGGACAGTACGCGGGCCGGGGCGTGGTCTCGTTCGGCCTCAACAACGACGAGCGACGGGGGCGCGCCCGCGAGTTCGAGGGGGCCTTCCGGATCGCCAGACGCGCCGGTCTGCTGTCCGCCCCGCACGGCGGCGAGCTCCAGGGCCCCACGAGCATCCGCGAGTGCCTGGACGAGCTCAACGCGGACCGGGTGGGCCACGGCGTCCGCGCGGTGGAGGACCCCCACCTGGTCGAGCGGATCGCCACCCAGGGGGTCACGCTGGAGATCTGCCCGACCTCCAACATCGGCCTGGGGGTCTACGACAAGATGGAGCACCTCCCGCTGCGCCGGCTCTACGACGCGGGCGTCCCGATCGCCCTGGGCACCGACGACCCCCTCCTCTTCGGCCCCCGGTTGGAGGAGCAGTACCGGCTCGCCCGCGAGGTCTTCGGTTTCGGCGACGCCGAACTGGCCGAGCTGGCCCGCATGTCCATCCGGGCTTCGGGCGCCCCGGACTCCCTGAAGAAGGACCTGCTGACGGGCGTCGACTCCTGGCTGGCCACGGAGCCGTCCACGGCGTGA
- a CDS encoding pyridoxal phosphate-dependent aminotransferase, giving the protein MTDRPRISARIGAISESATLAVDAKAKAMKAEGRPVIGFGAGEPDFPTPDYIVEAAVAAAREPRFHRYTPAGGLPELKKAIADKTARDSGYEVEPSQVLVTNGGKQAIYEAFAAMLDPGDEVIVIAPYWTTYPESIKLAGGVPVYVVTDESTGYLASVEQLEQACSERTKVLVFVSPSNPTGAVYPREQVRAIGRWANEHGLWVLTDEIYEHLVYGDTEFSSLPVEVPEIADRTVVVNGVAKTYAMTGWRVGWIIGPKDVVKAAGNLQSHATSNVANVSQAAALAAVSGDLTAVARMREAFDRRRRTIVRMLNEIDGVVCPEPQGAFYAYPSVKGLLGREFRGRRPQTSAELAELILEQAEVAVVPGEAFGTPGYLRLSYALSDEDLAEGVGRIQKLLA; this is encoded by the coding sequence ATGACTGACCGACCCCGTATCTCCGCACGTATCGGCGCCATCTCCGAGTCCGCCACCCTGGCCGTGGACGCGAAGGCCAAGGCCATGAAGGCGGAGGGCCGCCCCGTCATCGGCTTCGGCGCGGGCGAGCCGGACTTCCCGACGCCGGACTACATCGTCGAGGCGGCCGTCGCTGCCGCCCGCGAGCCCCGCTTCCACCGCTACACGCCCGCCGGCGGCCTGCCCGAGCTGAAGAAGGCGATCGCGGACAAGACCGCGCGCGACTCCGGCTACGAGGTGGAGCCCTCCCAGGTGCTGGTCACCAACGGCGGCAAGCAGGCGATCTACGAGGCCTTCGCCGCCATGCTCGACCCGGGCGACGAGGTCATCGTCATCGCCCCGTACTGGACCACCTACCCCGAGTCCATCAAGCTGGCCGGCGGTGTGCCCGTCTACGTCGTGACCGACGAGAGCACCGGCTACCTGGCCTCGGTGGAGCAGTTGGAGCAGGCGTGCAGCGAGCGGACCAAGGTCCTGGTGTTCGTCTCCCCGTCCAACCCGACCGGTGCCGTCTACCCGCGCGAGCAGGTCCGCGCCATCGGCCGCTGGGCGAACGAGCACGGATTGTGGGTGCTCACCGACGAGATCTACGAGCACCTGGTCTACGGCGACACCGAGTTCAGCTCCCTGCCGGTGGAGGTCCCCGAGATCGCCGACCGCACGGTCGTCGTCAACGGCGTGGCCAAGACCTACGCCATGACCGGGTGGCGCGTGGGGTGGATCATCGGCCCCAAGGACGTCGTCAAGGCCGCGGGCAACCTGCAGTCGCACGCCACCTCCAACGTCGCCAACGTCTCCCAGGCCGCCGCGCTGGCCGCCGTCTCGGGCGACCTCACGGCCGTGGCCAGGATGCGGGAGGCCTTCGACCGCCGGCGCCGGACGATCGTGCGCATGCTCAACGAGATCGACGGCGTGGTCTGCCCCGAGCCACAGGGCGCGTTCTACGCCTACCCCTCGGTCAAGGGCCTGCTGGGCCGGGAGTTCCGGGGCAGGCGCCCGCAGACCTCGGCGGAGCTGGCCGAGCTCATCCTGGAGCAGGCCGAGGTCGCCGTGGTACCGGGCGAGGCCTTCGGGACCCCCGGCTACCTGCGCCTGTCCTACGCCCTGAGCGACGAGGACCTGGCCGAGGGCGTGGGCCGGATCCAGAAGCTGCTGGCCTGA
- a CDS encoding protein kinase, protein MAPLSDADPTRIGPYRLHGRLGVGGMGQVFLGRSPGGRMVAVKVVRPELAEDADFRRRFASEAAAARRVGGFYTAQVVDADPEGTPPWLATAYIPGPSLHQAVTAHGPLPLESVAVLGAGLAEGLAAVHASGVVHRDLKPANVILAEDGPRLIDFGIARALDTTSHTRTSTVLGTAAFMSPEQAAGEKVGPESDVFSLGCVLAYAATGRSPFGDGPVHAVVYRVVHTPPDLTGLPAELADLVGACLAKDPGSRPAVRSVLDRLAALSEGTGPGRWLPEELTQVITERRTLVATTVEPGDGGTPPPSSPPSSPRPSSGSVSAGATRPPDLKPTGATLLAHERRRASGGAPPHPADGYRAAVYVLLGLCLLLSLTTVAYQLFVESSAAPRFQWRVDAQLVRYRAQIGHPLSIVQGVVNLGLVIAWLIWFFQVRAVAERFAPGRLRYRPATAVWGWFVPVVNLIVPKQIADDVWHASSHLGADGAMAPARVLHMWWALWLATFLTWPFLFVPWYLYADQREPLGTELLIFDLEPMAWFNFGAQLLLIAAAVAAFLFVRRLTAMQAARLAA, encoded by the coding sequence ATGGCCCCCCTGAGCGACGCGGACCCGACGCGGATCGGCCCCTACCGCCTGCACGGTCGCCTCGGCGTGGGCGGCATGGGGCAGGTGTTCCTGGGGCGTTCCCCGGGCGGGCGCATGGTCGCGGTCAAGGTCGTGCGCCCCGAACTGGCCGAGGACGCGGACTTCCGGCGCCGGTTCGCCAGCGAGGCCGCCGCCGCGCGCAGGGTCGGCGGGTTCTACACCGCGCAGGTCGTGGACGCCGACCCCGAGGGCACACCGCCGTGGCTGGCCACCGCCTACATCCCGGGGCCCTCGCTGCACCAGGCCGTGACCGCCCACGGGCCGCTGCCCCTGGAGTCGGTGGCCGTCCTCGGCGCGGGCCTGGCCGAGGGCCTGGCGGCGGTGCACGCGAGCGGTGTGGTGCACCGCGACCTCAAACCGGCCAACGTGATCCTGGCCGAGGACGGGCCCCGGCTGATCGACTTCGGGATCGCCCGCGCCCTGGACACCACGTCGCACACCCGCACGTCCACGGTGCTGGGCACGGCCGCGTTCATGTCCCCGGAGCAGGCCGCGGGGGAGAAGGTGGGTCCGGAGTCCGACGTGTTCTCGCTGGGCTGCGTGCTCGCCTACGCGGCCACCGGGCGCAGCCCCTTCGGCGACGGCCCGGTGCACGCGGTGGTCTACCGGGTCGTGCACACCCCGCCCGACCTGACCGGCCTGCCCGCGGAACTGGCCGACCTGGTCGGCGCCTGTCTGGCCAAGGACCCCGGCTCCCGGCCCGCTGTGCGGAGTGTCCTGGACCGGCTCGCCGCGCTGAGCGAGGGGACCGGTCCCGGACGGTGGCTGCCGGAGGAGCTCACCCAGGTGATCACCGAGCGGCGGACCCTCGTGGCGACCACGGTGGAGCCCGGCGACGGGGGCACACCGCCGCCCTCGTCGCCCCCTTCGTCGCCCCGGCCGTCCAGTGGGTCCGTGTCGGCGGGGGCGACGCGCCCGCCGGACCTGAAGCCGACCGGCGCGACCCTGCTGGCGCACGAGCGCCGCCGCGCGAGCGGTGGGGCCCCACCGCATCCGGCCGACGGGTACCGAGCGGCCGTGTACGTGCTGCTCGGTCTCTGCCTCCTGCTCTCCCTGACCACCGTGGCCTACCAGCTCTTCGTCGAATCGTCAGCGGCACCGCGCTTCCAGTGGAGAGTGGACGCGCAGCTGGTGAGGTACCGCGCCCAGATCGGCCATCCCCTCAGTATTGTCCAGGGAGTAGTGAACCTGGGACTGGTGATCGCCTGGCTGATCTGGTTCTTCCAAGTGCGAGCAGTCGCTGAGCGGTTCGCGCCCGGGCGGCTGCGATACAGGCCCGCGACGGCCGTATGGGGCTGGTTCGTTCCGGTGGTCAACCTCATCGTGCCCAAGCAGATCGCCGACGACGTCTGGCACGCCTCCAGCCACCTCGGCGCCGACGGAGCGATGGCTCCGGCCCGTGTGCTGCACATGTGGTGGGCTCTGTGGTTGGCCACCTTCCTGACCTGGCCGTTCCTCTTCGTTCCGTGGTACCTCTACGCCGATCAGAGGGAGCCGCTGGGAACGGAGCTCCTGATCTTCGACCTGGAACCCATGGCCTGGTTCAACTTCGGCGCGCAGCTGCTGCTCATCGCCGCGGCCGTCGCCGCCTTCCTCTTCGTCCGGCGCCTGACCGCCATGCAGGCCGCCAGGCTCGCCGCCTGA
- the secE gene encoding preprotein translocase subunit SecE — translation MTQTDADAKPHKEPKRRTGPVDFVKQCVGELRKVRWPTRRELVTYTIVVLVFVAIILSYVSLLDFAFGEAVTWLYSTFGRPAGV, via the coding sequence GTGACTCAGACTGACGCCGACGCCAAGCCCCACAAGGAGCCCAAGCGTCGCACGGGTCCGGTGGACTTCGTCAAGCAGTGCGTCGGTGAGCTGCGCAAGGTCCGCTGGCCCACGCGCCGGGAGCTCGTGACCTACACCATCGTCGTGCTGGTGTTCGTGGCGATCATCCTGTCCTACGTCTCCCTTCTGGACTTCGCCTTCGGCGAGGCCGTGACCTGGCTCTACTCCACCTTCGGCCGTCCCGCCGGGGTCTAG
- the nusG gene encoding transcription termination/antitermination protein NusG produces the protein MSESPLTSDDFPEEEPDQTAADETGLGEPVEEPSEVAVESDASEEDTDVESGESAEPTETEEPRLDPVEEFKNELVLLPGDWYVVHTYAGYEKRVKANVESRTQSLNMEDYIFQVEVPEHEVTEVKSGKRQQVTEKVLPGYVLVRMDLTDESWSAIRNTPGVTGFVGLSNKPAPLSLTEVAKLLAPEPEVEPEQAKQAKGGVSEARSDVAYEVGESVTVMEGPFATLPATVSEINPDTQKLKVLVSIFGRETPVELSFTQVAKI, from the coding sequence GTGTCCGAGTCCCCACTGACCTCTGACGACTTCCCCGAAGAGGAGCCGGATCAGACGGCGGCGGATGAGACCGGCCTGGGCGAGCCTGTCGAGGAGCCTTCGGAGGTCGCGGTCGAGTCCGACGCGTCCGAGGAGGACACCGACGTCGAGAGCGGCGAGTCCGCCGAGCCGACTGAGACCGAAGAGCCCCGGCTGGACCCCGTCGAAGAGTTCAAGAACGAGCTTGTCCTGCTCCCCGGCGACTGGTACGTCGTGCACACCTACGCGGGTTACGAGAAGCGGGTCAAGGCCAACGTCGAGAGCCGCACGCAGTCGCTCAACATGGAGGACTACATCTTCCAGGTCGAGGTGCCCGAGCACGAGGTCACCGAGGTCAAGAGCGGCAAGCGCCAGCAGGTCACCGAGAAGGTCCTGCCCGGCTACGTCCTGGTCCGCATGGACCTGACCGACGAGTCGTGGTCGGCCATCCGCAACACCCCTGGTGTGACCGGATTCGTGGGCCTGTCCAACAAGCCCGCCCCGCTGAGCCTCACCGAGGTCGCCAAGCTCCTGGCGCCCGAGCCCGAGGTCGAGCCGGAGCAGGCGAAGCAGGCCAAGGGCGGCGTCTCCGAGGCGCGTTCCGACGTGGCCTACGAGGTCGGCGAGTCCGTCACCGTCATGGAGGGCCCGTTCGCCACGCTGCCGGCCACCGTCAGCGAGATCAACCCGGACACCCAGAAGCTCAAGGTGCTCGTGTCGATCTTCGGCCGCGAGACCCCGGTCGAACTCTCGTTCACCCAGGTCGCCAAGATCTGA
- the rplK gene encoding 50S ribosomal protein L11, whose product MPPKKKLAALVKVQLPAGQATPAPPVGTALGPHGVNIMDFCKQYNAATEAQRGNVIPVEISIFEDRSFSFVTKTPPAPKLILKAAGLDKAATTPGRGTAGSITAEQVREIAQTKLPDLNTTDIEAAAKIVAGTARSMGIEVK is encoded by the coding sequence ATGCCTCCGAAGAAGAAACTGGCCGCACTCGTCAAGGTGCAGCTCCCCGCCGGTCAGGCGACCCCGGCTCCGCCCGTCGGTACCGCTCTCGGTCCGCACGGCGTCAACATCATGGACTTCTGCAAGCAGTACAACGCTGCCACGGAAGCCCAGCGCGGCAACGTCATCCCCGTAGAGATCTCCATCTTCGAGGACCGTTCGTTCAGCTTCGTCACCAAGACGCCTCCGGCGCCCAAGCTGATCCTGAAGGCGGCCGGTCTGGACAAGGCCGCCACCACTCCGGGACGCGGCACGGCCGGTTCCATCACCGCCGAGCAGGTCCGCGAGATCGCGCAGACCAAGCTGCCCGACCTCAACACCACCGACATCGAGGCCGCGGCCAAGATCGTCGCCGGTACCGCCCGCTCGATGGGCATCGAGGTCAAGTAG
- the rplA gene encoding 50S ribosomal protein L1 — protein MKRSKNHRKASELVDRDKLYSPAEAVKLAKDTSNVKFDPTVEVALRLGVDPRKADQMVRGTVNLPNGTGKTARVLVFATGDRAEQARAAGADYVGDDDLVQEILNGFLDFDAVVATPDLMGKVGRLGRVLGPRGLMPNPKTGTVTPDVAKAVTEIKGGKIEFRVDRHGNLHFIIGKLSFDESKLLENYQAAIDEVNRLKPSAAKGRYIKKAVVTTTMGPSIPLDA, from the coding sequence GTGAAGCGCAGCAAGAACCACCGCAAAGCCAGTGAGCTGGTGGACCGCGACAAGCTCTACAGCCCCGCCGAGGCCGTGAAGCTCGCCAAGGACACCTCCAACGTCAAGTTCGACCCGACCGTCGAGGTCGCCCTGCGCCTGGGCGTCGACCCGCGCAAGGCCGACCAGATGGTCCGCGGCACCGTGAACCTGCCCAACGGCACCGGTAAGACCGCCCGGGTCCTGGTCTTCGCGACCGGTGACCGTGCGGAGCAGGCTCGCGCCGCCGGAGCGGACTACGTCGGTGACGACGACCTCGTCCAGGAGATCCTCAACGGTTTCCTCGACTTCGACGCCGTCGTGGCGACCCCGGACCTCATGGGCAAGGTCGGCCGCCTCGGCCGCGTGCTCGGTCCGCGTGGCCTCATGCCCAACCCCAAGACGGGCACCGTCACCCCGGACGTCGCCAAGGCCGTCACCGAGATCAAGGGCGGCAAGATCGAGTTCCGCGTCGACCGCCACGGGAACCTGCACTTCATCATCGGCAAGCTCTCCTTCGACGAGAGCAAGCTGCTGGAGAACTACCAGGCCGCGATCGACGAGGTGAACCGCCTCAAGCCGTCCGCCGCCAAGGGCCGCTACATCAAGAAGGCCGTGGTCACCACGACCATGGGCCCGAGCATCCCGCTCGACGCCTAG
- the rplJ gene encoding 50S ribosomal protein L10 yields the protein MARPDKAAAVAELTDEFRESNGAVLTEYRGLSVAQLTELRRSLGQNARFRIVKNTLTKIAANQAGLEEQVKDLFEGPSAIAFVHGDVVEAAKGLRDFSKANSPLVIKGGVIDGKSMSAEDITKLADLESREVLLSKMAGALKAKQGQAAAVFQALPSKTVRLAQALADKRNEEAA from the coding sequence ATGGCGAGGCCGGACAAGGCAGCTGCGGTCGCCGAACTCACGGACGAGTTCCGTGAGTCGAACGGCGCCGTGCTGACCGAATACCGGGGGCTCAGTGTGGCTCAGCTCACCGAGCTGCGCCGTAGCCTCGGCCAGAACGCGCGTTTTCGCATCGTCAAGAACACGCTGACCAAGATCGCGGCGAACCAGGCGGGTCTCGAAGAGCAGGTCAAGGACCTGTTCGAGGGACCGTCCGCCATCGCCTTCGTCCACGGTGACGTGGTCGAGGCCGCCAAGGGTCTGCGTGACTTCTCGAAGGCGAACTCGCCGCTGGTGATCAAGGGCGGTGTCATCGACGGCAAGTCGATGAGCGCCGAGGACATCACCAAGCTGGCCGACCTGGAGTCCCGCGAGGTTCTCCTCTCGAAGATGGCCGGTGCGCTCAAGGCCAAGCAGGGCCAGGCCGCCGCCGTCTTCCAGGCGCTGCCGTCCAAGACTGTGCGTCTCGCGCAGGCTCTGGCGGACAAGCGCAACGAGGAAGCCGCTTAA
- the rplL gene encoding 50S ribosomal protein L7/L12 yields the protein MAKLSNEDLLAAFEEMTLLELSEFVKLFEDKFDVTAAAPAAVVAAPGAGGGAAEAAEEQSEFDVILESAGDKKIQVIKEVRSLTSLGLKEAKDLVDNAPKALLEGANKEAAEKAKAALEGAGATVTLK from the coding sequence ATGGCGAAGCTCAGCAACGAGGACCTGCTTGCCGCGTTCGAGGAGATGACCCTTCTCGAGCTGTCCGAGTTCGTGAAGCTCTTCGAGGACAAGTTCGACGTCACCGCCGCCGCTCCGGCCGCCGTCGTCGCTGCCCCGGGTGCCGGTGGCGGCGCCGCCGAGGCCGCTGAGGAGCAGAGCGAGTTCGACGTCATCCTCGAGTCCGCCGGTGACAAGAAGATCCAGGTCATCAAGGAGGTCCGCAGCCTCACGAGCCTGGGTCTCAAGGAGGCCAAGGACCTGGTCGACAACGCTCCGAAGGCTCTGCTCGAGGGCGCCAACAAGGAAGCCGCTGAGAAGGCCAAGGCCGCTCTCGAGGGCGCCGGCGCCACCGTCACCCTCAAGTAG